In Magnetococcales bacterium, the genomic stretch TTTTTTTCGGGTTTGAACGGTTGGCACTTTTCGGATAGCTGTTGCGAGGGAGCAATTTCCCATCAACACCCACAAGCAGCACAGCACCCACAAGCAGCACAGCACCCACAAGCGGCTCAACACGCCACAGACGGCATCGAGCGACCGTTCCAGGTCAATCTTGCAGGGAAGCCCGAAACATCAGGAAGGAACGATCAAATCGATCCTTGAGGGCTTGAATCGGCCCTCGCGCCTGATCGATCTTTCCTTGGGCTGCGGCATCCTGGATTTCAGCGGCCAGATCCCCCAAGGCGACCAAGCCGATATTTCTGGCCATGCCTTTCAGGCGATGACTGGATTCACTGATCTGCAGGGCTTCGCCACTGGCCATTCCCACTTCCACCTGCGTCACCAGGTCTGCGCCACTATCGGCGATGACACTGGCCAGAGAAGCGAGCTGGGAAGAGCCCATTTTATCCCGAAGCAGATGGATCCGTTCGGAATCGACGAGAGATGATGGTGTGTCTTCGGACACGGTAACCTCCATTGAACACTCATAATTGATGCCAATACCAGGTACTGGCGAGAAAAATAAAGCCGTTCACTTCAGATGAAAAAAAAATTTCACCTCGTGATAATCACCCGTCAACTTTATTCCTTTTGGAATGTTTATTCAAGCTTTGAATCCATCAGATGGCGTTTTTCGAACCCACTCAGCCCCATCTCACTGGTATAAGCTCTTCTTGTTCCACATAAACAGGGCTGCCAGGATACTTGAACCATGACCATTCCTGTGTTAATGGATAGTTAACCCCTATTTGTGCATGATCCAGGCATCACCTCCTCCAAGCGACCCAAAAAGAGCCCTCCATGAGCGATAGCCCCCTTTTGCAACCGATCATTCTCAACGGCCTCACCCTCCCCAACCGGCTGGTGCGTTCTGCCACCTGGGAAGGGATGTGTGATGAGGAGGGACGCCCTACCGAAAAATTGATCGATACCTATC encodes the following:
- a CDS encoding Hpt domain-containing protein, with product MSEDTPSSLVDSERIHLLRDKMGSSQLASLASVIADSGADLVTQVEVGMASGEALQISESSHRLKGMARNIGLVALGDLAAEIQDAAAQGKIDQARGPIQALKDRFDRSFLMFRASLQD